In Malus sylvestris chromosome 15, drMalSylv7.2, whole genome shotgun sequence, a single genomic region encodes these proteins:
- the LOC126604607 gene encoding uncharacterized protein LOC126604607 encodes MDTNNNGKDELPDQSKASKKGRSCKGTLYYSSALKSKVYNPLCVGIPRAIPEVPQSIVAETEMKASKDDRHLTEFRYACAGYSVYLDRITKDHSKEQPELPVCYGLELLVGKRMNQKTPAAAPVSAHVPHKRDDHEVPQTQRQQPTQSAGSLFFNRFTRNADLVASGVTKNIRRVGKYIKGSIYEFLYSYRGRPK; translated from the exons ATGGATACGAACAACAATGGCAAAGACGAGCTCCCGGACCAATCAAAAGCCTCCAAAAAAGGCAGATCATGCAAAGGAACACTCTATTATTCCTCCGCCCTCAAATCCAAGGTTTACAATCCTCTCTGCGTCGGCATTCCTCGCGCCATCCCCGAAG TGCCTCAGTCAATAGTTGCAGAAACTGAAATGAAAGCTTCTAAAGATGATCGACATCTTACTGAATTTCGTTATGCTTGTGCTGGTTACTCTGTGTATTTGGATCGAATTACGAAAGACCATTCCAAGGAACAACCAGAATTGCCCGTTTGCTATGGTCTCGAG CTTTTGGTTGGCAAAAGAATGAATCAAAAGACACCTGCTGCCGCTCCTGTTTCTGCCCATGTCCCTCACAAACGGG ATGATCATGAAGTCCCTCAGACTCAGAGGCAGCAACCGACTCAGTCAGCCGGAAGTCTCTTCTTCAACAG GTTTACAAGAAACGCAGATCTTGTTGCTTCAGGGGTGACTAAGAACATACGTAGAGTTGGGAAGTACATAAAAGGAAGTATCTACGAGTTTCTATACTCGTACAGAGGGCGACCAAAGTAA
- the LOC126602783 gene encoding uncharacterized protein LOC126602783, with translation MTALRRSAVVGRVKAEALGRRLVRSSIDWVSGRCDEILGAGFGGIGGSEKKMTNLAKLEYAALDITGKNYLTWVLDTKIHLEAGNLGDTIREESSSSSQNRAKTMIFIRRHLDEALKSEYLTVEDLLALWEALRSRYNHQTTVILPKARYEWSHLRIQDFKSVAEYNSALFRIISQMKLCGDTITDEILLEKTYSTFHANNVLLQQQYRAREVNATSLEVNATSSGGNYHKQGRGHKRGRWNRKGKNHGGQFHNQVQRHNSGPSFKNVNCHKGKANMTNAPRNSEGACHRCGGNGHWVRTCRTPKHLVELYQAFLKKKGVETNFLDQAKPMDIPDPVFDLSGQFDATHLDVSNFIMERGNEVYRSD, from the exons ATGACGGCCTTGAGGCGGAGCGCGGTGGTTGGGAGGGTAAAGGCAGAGGCTTTGGGAAGGAGACTTGTTAGGTCGTCCATTGATTGGGTTAGCGGGCGTTGCGATGAGATTTTAGGCGCTGGTTTTGGGGGTATTGGTGGCTCTG aaaagaaaatgacgaACTTGGCTAAGCTTGAATAtgctgccctggacattaccgggaagaattaccttactTGGGTACttgataccaagatccatctggaagcagggaatcttggagataccatcagGGAAGAAAGCAGCTCATCTTCTCAAAATCGGGCGAAGACTATGATCTTTATTCGCcgccatcttgatgaggcactaaagagtgagtacttaacggttgaagattTGTTAGCTCTCTGGGAGGCCTTGCGAagcagatacaatcaccagacaacggtgattcttccaaaagcTCGCTATGAGTGGTCTCACCTGAGAATTCAGGATTTCAAATCAGTAGCGGAGTACAATTCTGCGTTGTTTAGGATTATCTCTCAGATGAAGCTCTGTGGGGATACCATTACTGATGAAATATTGCTGGAAAAGACTTACAGCACATTTCATGCCAATAACGTGCTCCTGCAGCAGCAGTATAGAGCGCGAG AAGTAAATGCTACTTCCCTCGAAGTGAATGCCACATCCTCTGGTGGTAATTATCATAAACAAGGACGTGGCCACAAACGAGGTCGATGGAATaggaaaggcaagaaccatggtggtcagtttcacaaccaggttcaGAGGCATAATTCTGGCCCGAGCTTCAAAAATGTGAATTGTCACAAAGGCAAAGCTAACATGACCAATGCTCCCAGGAACTCTGAAGGAgcctgccataggtgtggtggcaatgggcatTGGGTGCGAACTtgtcgtaccccaaaacatctggtGGAGTTGTATCAAGCCTTCCTCAAGAAGAAGGGTGTCGAGACCAATTTTCTCGAccaggctaaaccaatggatatacctgatccaGTGTTTGATTTATCAGGGCAATTTGACGCAACTCACCTAGATGTTTCAAACTTCATTATGGAAAGGGGGAATGAAGTATATCGGTCCGACTAA
- the LOC126604409 gene encoding uncharacterized protein LOC126604409: protein MAPPSYLTPTQRYAAGALFAFALHQAQIHQTRPLRLSSQEEESTEERTSSVSSADSVSDDPDLWVHENSGLLPPVFRFLEIDSAAWSGLQESAATSPASHHVGAFLRLLAEEGGRDGKDASENSDQELALSKGIDAMASSMEKDHESSQSKMEKHREYENECREKFSTTEVKENIEAADGKLGTSQEKGSTAVVKQKREDVDEHLEKLMEKCSTANVKQKIEEVDSQLENLHGTGGNLVRVKDAVVSTSDIRDKTIGELTMLSYERKVTVLYELLTACLADKREEKKKCTRRRKGYDARHRVALRLLATWLDVKWMKMEAIETMVACSAMALVKQEEEKEGTQSPKDKWAKWKRGGIIGAAAITGGALLTITGGLAAPAIAAGLGALAPTLGTIIPVIGASGFAAAATAAGSVAGSVVVAASFGAAGAGLTGSKMARRTGGVDQFEFKAIGENHNQGRLAVEILVSGFVFDEEDFMKPWEGHDDNLERYAVLWESKNLIAVSTAIQDWLTSTLAMGLMKQGAMMTVLGTLVTAFAWPATLLAATAFIDSKWAIAVDRSDKAGKLLAEVLLKGIHGNRPVTLVGFSLGARVIFKCLQCLAETEHHAELVERVVLLGAPISIADEKWEAARKMVAGRFVNAYSTNDWMLGVAFRASLLSRGLAGIQPINVQGIENVDVTDIIDSHSSYLWSTKQILELVELEGYYPVHRSMICIK from the exons ATGGCCCCGCCGTCGTATCTGACGCCGACGCAGCGGTACGCCGCCGGAGCTCTGTTCGCGTTCGCTCTTCACCAGGCTCAGATCCACCAGACGCGCCCTCTGCGATTGTCATCACAAGAAGAAGAGTCGACGGAGGAGCGGACCAGCAGCGTCAGCAGCGCCGACTCCGTCTCCGACGACCCGGATCTCTGGGTCCACGAAAACTCGGGTCTCCTCCCACCCGTTTTCAG GTTTCTGGAGATTGATTCTGCAGCATGGTCTGGACTTCAGGAGAGTGCTGCTACTTCTCCTGCTAGCCATCATGTTGGAGCT TTCTTGAGGTTGCTTGCTGAAGAAGGTGGTCGTGATGGTAAGGATGCTTCAGAAAATTCAGATCAAGAGCTTGCGTTGTCAAAAGGTATTGACGCTATGGCGTCTAGCATGGAAAAGGATCACGAGTCTTCCCAGTCGAAGATGGAAAAGCATCGTGAATATGAAAATGAATGTCGCGAGAAGTTCTCCACAACTGAGGTGAAAGAGAACATTGAGGCGGCGGATGGGAAGTTGGGAACTTCACAGGAGAAAGGGTCCACAGCTGTGGTGAAGCAAAAAAGGGAAGATGTGGATGAGCATTTGGAGAAGCTGATGGAGAAATGCTCCACAGCTAATgtgaaacaaaaaattgaagaagtggACTCGCAATTGGAAAATCTGCATGGGACTGGTGGTAATCTGGTTAGGGTTAAAGATGCGGTTGTGTCTACCAGTGACATTCGTGACAAAACTATTGGAGAGTTGACAATGCTCAGTTATGAGAGGAAAGTTACAGTTCTCTATGAACTTCTTACAGCTTGTCTGGCTGATAAAcgtgaagagaagaagaaatgtaCCCGTCGGAGAAAGGGTTACGATGCTCGGCATCGTGTAGCTCTGCGTTTGCTAGCAACTTGGCTTGACGTCAAATGGATGAAAATG GAAGCCATTGAGACAATGGTTGCTTGCTCTGCAATGGCATTAgtaaaacaagaagaagaaaaagaaggaaccCAATCACCAAAAGACAAATGGGCTAAATGGAAGCGTGGTGGTATCATTGGTGCTGCTGCAATAACTGGAGGAGCGTTGTTGACAATAACTGGTG GACTAGCAGCCCCCGCAATTGCTGCAGGACTTGGTGCTCTAGCTCCAACATTGGGCACTATCATCCCAGTCATTGGAGCAAGTGGGTTTGCCGCAGCTGCAACTGCTGCAGGATCTGTTGCTGGTTCTGTTGTTGTTGCTGCATCATTTGGAG CTGCTGGAGCTGGACTCACAGGGAGCAAAATGGCTAGAAGAACTGGAGGTGTCGATCAATTTGAGTTCAAAGCTATTGGAGAAAATCATAACCAGGGC AGGCTAGCAGTCGAGATCTTGGTTTCAGGATTTGTGTTTGATGAGGAAGACTTTATGAAGCCTTGGGAGGGACATGATGACAATTTGGAAAG GTATGCAGTGCTCTGGGAGTCTAAGAATTTAATTGCAGTGAGCACTGCAATTCAGGATTGGCTTACCTCAA CACTTGCAATGGGTTTGATGAAGCAAGGTGCAATGATGACTGTGTTAGGCACTCTTGTAACTGCATTTGCTTGGCCAGCAACATTACTTGCAGCTACTGCTTTTATAGACAGCAAATGGGCAATTGCCGTGGACAG GTCAGACAAAGCAGGAAAGCTTCTTGCTGAGGTGTTACTAAAGGGAATTCATGGGAACAG GCCTGTAACACTTGTGGGTTTCTCACTTGGAGCACGAGTAATTTTCAAGTGTCTCCAGTGTTTGGCAGAAACTGAACATCATG CTGAACTTGTAGAACGAGTTGTTCTGCTTGGAGCACCCATCTCGATTGCAGATGAGAAATGGGAAGCTGCTAGAAAG ATGGTGGCTGGAAGATTTGTGAATGCGTACTCCACAAATGATTGGATGCTTGGGGTTGCTTTCCGTGCTAG TCTACTTTCTCGAGGATTAGCTGGAATTCAACCAATCAATGTTCAAGGGATTGAGAAt GTGGATGTAACGGACATAATTGATTCGCACTCTTCCTATCTTTGGTCTACAAAGCAGATCCTGGAGCTGGTTGAACTGGAAGGCTATTATCCCGTTCACAGGAGCAtgatttgcataaaataa
- the LOC126605933 gene encoding uncharacterized protein LOC126605933: MDDFRSKSYDHGRTEVETNNGSSGASSGINGMQDLRCYSASYASSVHLQQQQQTQAGNNGEKFRKGKSVTKGWSLSDPELQRNKLYYR; this comes from the coding sequence ATGGACGATTTCAGATCCAAATCGTACGACCATGGAAGAACGGAGGTGGAGACCAACAATGGCAGCAGCGGCGCTTCGTCGGGGATCAATGGGATGCAGGATCTCAGGTGCTACAGCGCGTCCTACGCGTCCTCAGTGCacctgcagcagcagcagcaaaccCAGGCGGGAAACAACGGTGAGAAGTTCAGGAAGGGGAAGTCGGTGACGAAGGGCTGGAGCTTGAGCGATCCGGAGCTGCAGAGGAATAAGctatattatcgataa
- the LOC126605927 gene encoding zinc finger CCCH domain-containing protein 44-like — protein sequence MELEQAQLASAFYRPSIQEDGGGGREPPQLEKVFDRSMPAGEETLAAFQCETIGGGMVAGEAGQMVVVKEEAGKSMGNRRRGRPPSGHPKATAVRKQQDEEEDVCFICFDGGSLVLCDRRGCPKAYHPSCIKRDEAFFKSKAKWNCGWHICSSCQKAAHYWCYTCTYSLCKGCTKGADYQCVRANKGFCGTCMRTIMLIENMQENKEGAQVDFDDKSSWEYLFKVYWILLKGKLSLTLDELIKAKNPSNEAAVMVCKRDSSVELYDGNKTNSGAVNCSADLEPTHSKRSNKKPRTSDKDLSVEKSLGEKGMPLPEDTVWASKELLEFVAHMRNGDISVLSQFEVQALLLEYIKKNNLRDPRQKCQIICDLRLIRLFGKECVGHFEMLKLLEFHFPVKESSKADNISSAGIVNTIASQMEIDGNYDHQTMMGNDKKRKTRKRLDERGSPTNPDAFAAIDVHNINLIYLRRNSMENFFEDVDKLHEKVVGSIVRIRIPSGDQKQDIYRLVQVVGTSKVAEPYKVGIRTTDVKLEILNLNKKEIISIDEISNQEFSQDECKRLRQSIRCGLSKQLTVGEIQEKAMALHAIRVNDCLDAEVLRISHLRDRASEKGRRKELRQCVEKLQLLNSPEERQRRLSEIPEVRPDPTMDPSCESEDSAGAFDKKQDAKVRPRRSGRRGREPFSQPREGDTSSNSRSKGRKNSGRETFGINGRNTRRSQVNLTGLVSFDGNNQSAVESNTLSEVASENSSLPLSIVTNANLCVDDFEADIIWHYQDPTGKVQGPFALMQLRKWSTAGHFPLDHRIWKINENPGDSVLLANALNGQYKEPLLPHDSPLLSQGFTVASNDRNNGQDDGRNKSMNPAGVDDKQVEESWNMKQDGQSLHNSELARTTALADVVNSSDEQNGIVLQGQVPLKDNNSSPNQPQESSSQPSPPVMPSETLLHQEGESRGAEINSDQTNGNLDPQQTAQGQIVNGQCNESRSDSDGHSGQSSGQNWRPPPVSSPSNGCHSNSTFVPFAKSFESAEQDQKEHNFSDMSSPTLKPSNGDLRSQATENRQFVPSNAPVQDAGHSWSTSSSLVGGGAPLPEVGGDWGRYSPTPAKPSSIEEWESSLVSASSFKPSEMDQFTEPTEFCTLPDESVSDLLAEVEAMETLTSLANSTSIMNCRGEFTEGSKNGSISSVDGFSPAPDPGKGDALSSTGDLRGSMAADEPLGVRQGNALDLSSTGDLQVSMETEKPVGICQGNALDLQNRSGVHSSTSPGMEGDRKYSDVSVNQFEAGTEIRTTAPSDIGSTDNHWNGRSESTGRSWEAVQPVPRNANMGWGGPDQGSVNLGWGGGQGITHGNTSIHPGHQLPARGMWESQPRYGEERFFSPRDRGFQNRDLGIGRGRFGWNRQALYGNGNGNGNGNGNGGSFRPPPKGQRVCKYYESGHCKKGASCGYLHP from the exons ATGGAGCTTGAGCAAGCTCAGCTCGCCTCCGCCTTCTACAGACCCAGTATACAAGAAGACGGAGGCGGAGGACGAGAACCGCCGCAACTGGAGAAGGTGTTTGACCGGTCGATGCCGGCGGGGGAGGAAACCTTGGCGGCCTTTCAATGCGAAACGATCGGTGGGGGGATGGTTGCCGGGGAGGCGGGGCAGATGGTGGTGGTCAAAGAGGAGGCGGGAAAGAGCATGGGGAATCGGAGGCGGGGCCGGCCGCCGAGCGGGCATCCGAAAGCGACGGCGGTGAGGAAGCAGCAGGACGAAGAAGAAGACGTTTGCTTCATTTGCTTTGACGGCGGAAGCCTCGTGCTTTGTGATCGCAG GGGATGCCCTAAGGCTTACCATCCTTCGTGCATCAAGCGGGACGAGGCCTTCTTTAAATCGAAAGCCAAATGGAATTGCG GTTGGCATATATGTAGCAGTTGTCAGAAGGCTGCCCATTATTGGTGCTATACTTGTACATATTCTCTGTGCAAAGGATGTACTAAGGGCGCGGATTATCAATGTGTACGAGCAAATAAGGGATTTTGCGGAACATGTATGAGAACTATAATGCTAATTGAGaatatgcaagaaaacaaggaaGGG GCTCAAGTTGATTTTGATGACAAAAGCAGCTGGGAGTATCTCTTCAAGGTTTACTGGATTCTTCTGAAAGGGAAACTATCGTTAACTTTGGACGAGCTTATTAAAGCTAAAAATCCATCGAATGAAGCTGCTGTTATGGTTTGTAAGAGGGATTCTTCAGTTGAACTTTATGATGGTAATAAAACAAATTCAGGTGCTGTCAACTGTAGTGCAGATTTGGAACCTACACACTCCAAAAGAAGTAATAAAAAGCCTAGAACTTCTGACAAGGACTTGAGTGTTGAAAAATCACTTGGTGAAAAAGGGATGCCTCTCCCTGAAGACACAGTTTGGGCATCGAAGGAGCTCTTGGAGTTTGTTGCTCATATGAGAAATGGTGATATATCAGTGCTATCTCAGTTTGAGGTCCAGGCGCTTTTGCTTGAGTACATAAAGAAAAACAATCTTCGTGATCCTCGCCAGAAATGCCAAATTATTTGTGATTTGAGGCTCATAAGGCTGTTTGGGAAAGAATGTGTGGGTCACTTTGAAATGTTAAAGCTTCTTGAATTTCACTTCCCCGTAAAGGAAAGTTCCAAGGCAGATAATATTAGTAGTGCTGGAATTGTTAATACTATTGCCAGCCAAATGGAGATTGATGGGAACTATGATCATCAAACCATGATGGGTAATGATAAGAAGCGTAAAACACGCAAAAGGTTAGATGAGAGAGGATCACCGACCAATCCAGATGCATTTGCAGCGATTGATGTTCACAACATTAATCTGATTTACTTGCGTCGTAACTCGATGGAGAATTTTTTTGAAGACGTTGATAAATTGCACGAGAAGGTGGTTGGTTCAATTGTGCGAATAAGAATTCCTAGTGGTGATCAAAAGCAAGATATTTATAGGCTTGTCCAAGTCGTAG GTACCAGCAAGGTTGCTGAACCTTATAAAGTTGGCATAAGAACAACTGATGTTAAACTTGAGATCTTGAACTTAAACAAGAAAGAGATTATATCAATTGATGAGATCTCTAATCAGGAGTTCTCCCAG GATGAATGCAAACGATTACGTCAAAGTATAAGGTGTGGACTCAGCAAACAGTTGACTGTG GGTGAGATTCAGGAGAAAGCAATGGCACTTCATGCAATTAGAGTAAATGAT TGTCTGGATGCAGAGGTATTACGGATTAGTCACCTTCGCGATCGAGCAAGTGAAAAAGGACGCAGAAAAGA GCTTAGGCAATGCGTGGAGAAACTACAGCTTCTGAACTCGCCAGAGGAACGTCAGCGCAGACTGAGTGAAATTCCTGAAGTACGCCCTGATCCTACTATGGATCCAAGTTGCGAATCCGAAGACAGTGCTGGAGCATTCGATAAGAAACAAG ATGCTAAAGTAAGACCAAGAAGATCTGGTAGAAGGGGAAGGGAACCTTTCTCGCAACCAAGGGAAGGTGATACTTCAAGCAATTCAAGAAGCAAGGGACGGAAAAATTCGGGCAGAGAAACATTTGGAATTAATGGACGCAATACAAGAAGGAGCCAGGTCAATCTCACTGGTTTGGTCTCTTTTGATGGGAATAATCAATCAGCAGTTGAATCTAATACACTTTCTGAGGTTGCATCAGAAAATTCATCATTGCCCTTATCTATAGTGACGAATGCGAACCTATGTGTTGATGATTTTGAGGCAGACATAATATGGCACTACCAGGACCCCACTGGAAAAGTTCAAGGACCATTTGCACTGATGCAGTTGCGTAAATGGAGTACAGCTGGGCACTTCCCTCTTGATCATAGAATATGGAAGATAAATGAGAATCCAGGTGACTCCGTCCTTTTGGCCAATGCATTGAATGGACAGTACAAAGAACCATTATTGCCGCATGACAGCCCGTTACTTTCTCAGGGATTTACAGTTGCCTCGAATGATAGAAACAATGGTCAGGATGATGGAAGGAACAAGAGTATGAACCCAGCTGGAGTGGATGATAAACAGGTTGAAGAGAGCTGGAACATGAAGCAGGATGGCCAAAGTTTGCATAATAGTGAACTTGCAAGGACCACTGCACTTGCAGATGTTGTCAATTCTAGTGATGAACAAAATGGAATCGTTTTGCAAGGCCAGGTTCCATTGAAGGATAATAATTCTTCACCTAACCAACCCCAAGAGAGTAGTTCACAACCTTCTCCGCCTGTGATGCCATCTGAAACCCTGTTGCATCAAGAAGGGGAAAGTAGAGGAGCAGAAATTAACTCTGATCAGACGAATGGAAATTTGGATCCCCAACAAACTGCTCAAGGTCAAATTGTGAATGGACAGTGTAATGAGAGCCGATCTGATAGTGATGGCCATTCAGGCCAATCTTCAGGGCAAAACTGGAGACCTCCACCTGTAAGCAGTCCTTCAAACGGCTGTCATTCCAACTCGACTTTTGTTCCTTTCGCTAAATCATTTGAGAGTGCAGAACAAGATCAGAAGGAACATAATTTTTCAGATATGTCCAGTCCCACTCTAAAACCAAGCAATGGAGACTTAAGAAGTCAGGCTACTGAAAATAGACAGTTTGTGCCTTCAAATGCTCCTGTTCAGGACGCTGGCCATAGCTGGAGCACTTCTTCTAGTTTAGTGGGCGGTGGGGCACCACTTCCGGAAGTAGGTGGTGACTGGGGTCGATATTCCCCTACTCCAGCTAAACCATCTTCTATAGAGGAATGGGAATCCAGTCTTGTCTCTGCATCTTCTTTTAAACCAAGCGAGATGGATCAGTTTACAGAACCAACTGAATTTTGTACTTTACCTGATGAATCAGTTTCAGATCTTCTGGCTGAAGTTGAAGCCATGGAGACTCTCACCAGCTTGGCTAACTCAACTTCAATCATGAACTGTCGAGGGGAGTTTACAGAGGGTTCAAAAAACGGTAGTATCAGTTCTGTAGATGGATTTAGCCCAGCACCCGACCCTGGAAAAGGTGATGCTTTGAGCTCCACTGGTGATTTACGGGGTTCCATGGCGGCAGATGAACCACTTGGGGTACGTCAGGGAAATGCTCTTGATTTGAGCTCCACTGGCGATTTACAAGTTTCCATGGAAACGGAGAAACCAGTTGGGATATGTCAGGGAAATGCTCTTGATCTACAAAACAGATCTGGTGTACATTCGTCCACAAGCCCTGGAATGGAGGGAGACAGAAAGTACAGTGATGTTTCAGTTAACCAATTTGAGGCAGGGACAGAGATACGAACCACTGCACCGTCGGACATAGGCAGTACAGACAACCATTGGAATGGTAGGTCAGAAAGCACAGGAAGGAGTTGGGAAGCAGTTCAGCCGGTTCCGAGAAATGCAAACATGGGATGGGGAGGACCAGACCAAGGAAGTGTAAACCTGGGTTGGGGAGGTGGTCAGGGCATAACACATGGAAACACGAGCATACATCCAGGTCATCAGTTGCCCGCCAGGGGCATGTGGGAAAGCCAACCAAGATACGGTGAGGAAAGATTCTTCAGTCCAAGAGATCGTGGTTTCCAGAATAGGGATTTAGGTATCGGTAGGGGTAGGTTTGGATGGAACAGGCAGGCATTGTATGGGAATGGGAATGGAAACGGAAACGGAAACGGAAACGGAGGTTCGTTCAGGCCTCCCCCCAAAGGGCAGCGGGTTTGTAAATATTACGAAAGCGGGCACTGCAAGAAGGGAGCGTCGTGTGGTTATTTGCACCCCTGA
- the LOC126604606 gene encoding protein FMP32, mitochondrial-like, translating into MAAAAACRRVAQLGTGSGIGLSGFGGPGVASRTVSPSVEYRHLDCRLTSQLVKSNGKRLFLVDTLALVRRLEGQGVPSKHAEAITAAITEVLNDSLENVSHSFVTKGEMQKTEMIQESNLSKFKSEIQSAQGHHFSLLQHETEKLRNDIEKMRSELRYEIDKVTAGQRLDLNLERGRIREELSNQNAETNNLTNKLDREIHALRAQVEAAKYDVIKYCIGTLVSISAVGLAVLRILM; encoded by the exons ATGGCCGCTGCTGCGGCTTGCAGACGGGTCGCCCAATTGGGCACCGGGTCGGGGATCGGATTATCCGGTTTCGGAGGGCCCGGTGTTGCTTCGAGAACGGTGTCTCCGTCGGTGGAGTACAGGCATTTGGATTGCAGGCTGACTTCTCAGCTAGTCAAATCAAATGGAAAGCGGTTGTTTCTCGTCGATACATTAGCTCTG GTTAGGAGATTAGAGGGACAAGGCGTCCCCTCAAAGCACGCGGAGGCGATAACTGCTGCCATTACTGAAGTTTTGAATGACAGCTTGGAAAATGTGTCTCATTCATTTGTTACCAAAGGAGAGATGCAGAAA ACGGAGATGATCCAAGAATCCAACTTGTCCAAATTCAAATCCGAAATTCAAAGTGCGCAG GGAcaccatttttctttgttgCAACACGAGACTGAAAAACTTCGGAATGATATAGAGAAGATGCGCAGTGAATTGAG GTATGAAATCGACAAAGTTACCGCAGGACAGCGGTTGGACTTGAACCTGGAAAGAGG GAGGATACGAGAAGAGCTATCTAATCAGAATGCTGAAACAAATAACCTAACTAACAAACTTGATCGG GAAATTCATGCTTTAAGGGCTCAGGTGGAAGCAGCAAAATACGATGTCATAAAATACTGCATAGGTACTCTTGTTTCGATATCTGCTGTCGGTCTTGCTGTACTCCGTATCCTGATGTAA
- the LOC126605883 gene encoding cytochrome P450 84A1-like, whose protein sequence is MDYLLQSLQPLQSMTPLLLIIPLLFLLPLIFRFRRPPPYPPGPKGLPLIGNMLLMDQLTHRGLAKLAKKYGGIFHLRMGFLHMVAISNPDVARQVLQVQDNIFSNRPATIAISYLTYDRADMAFAHYGPFWRQMRKLCVMKLFSRKRAESWESVRDEVDSSVRTVTVHVGSAVNIGELVFSLTKNIIYRAAFGTSSQEGQDEFIGILQEFSKLFGAFNIADFIPSLGWVDPQGLNNRLAKARESLDRFIDTIIDDHMEKKRNGKGVSDGETDMVDELLAFYSEEAKVYESEDNLQNAIKLTRDNIKAIIMDVMFGGTETVASAIEWAMSELMKSPEDLKRVQQELADVVGLDRRPEETDFEKLTYLKCALKETLRLHPPIPLLLHETSEDAVVAGYRIPKRSRVMINAWAIGRDKDSWEDAESFKPSRFLKEGVPDFKGSNFEFIPFGSGRRSCPGMQLGLYALEMAVAHLLHCFTWELPDGMKPSELDMNDVFGLTAPRASRLIAVPSKRVVCPL, encoded by the exons ATGGATTATCTTCTGCAGTCCTTGCAACCCTTACAATCCATGACACCACTCTTGCTCATAATCCCACTCCTATTTCTCCTCCCTCTAATTTTCCGTTTCCGGCGACCACCACCATACCCGCCCGGCCCCAAAGGCCTACCCCTTATTGGCAACATGTTATTGATGGACCAACTAACTCACCGGGGCCTCGCCAAGCTGGCCAAGAAATACGGCGGCATATTCCACCTCCGCATGGGGTTTTTACACATGGTTGCGATTTCCAACCCTGACGTGGCACGACAAGTCCTTCAAGTCCAAGACAACATCTTCTCCAACCGCCCGGCCACCATCGCCATCAGCTACCTCACCTACGACCGCGCTGACATGGCCTTCGCGCACTACGGGCCCTTCTGGCGCCAGATGCGTAAGCTCTGCGTCATGAAGCTCTTTAGTCGCAAACGCGCCGAGTCCTGGGAGTCTGTCAGGGATGAAGTGGACTCATCGGTTAGGACCGTCACAGTTCATGTTGGTTCGGCTGTAAACATCGGAGAGTTGGTTTTTTCGCTCacgaaaaatattatttatcgGGCGGCGTTCGGGACGAGCTCTCAGGAAGGGCAGGATGAGTTTATTGGGATACTGCAGGAATTTTCCAAATTGTTTGGAGCTTTTAATATTGCTGATTTTATTCCTAGCCTGGGGTGGGTTGATCCTCAGGGGCTAAACAATAGACTCGCTAAGGCTCGTGAGTCCTTGGATCGGTTCATTGACACCATCATAGATGATCACATGGAGAAGAAAAGGAATGGTAAGGGAGTGAGTGACGGTGAAACGGACATGGTGGATGAGTTGTTGGCTTTTTACAGTGAAGAAGCTAAAGTATATGAATCTGAAGATAATTTGCAAAACGCCATCAAACTTACTAGGGATAACATCAAGGCCATCATCATG GACGTAATGTTTGGCGGGACGGAGACTGTGGCGTCGGCAATAGAGTGGGCCATGTCGGAGCTGATGAAGAGCCCGGAGGACCTAAAGAGGGTCCAACAAGAACTTGCTGACGTGGTGGGTCTAGACCGTCGACCTGAAGAGACCGACTTCGAGAAGTTGACATACCtaaaatgtgccctaaaagaGACACTACGACTCCACCCACCAATTCCACTACTCCTCCACGAGACCTCGGAGGACGCTGTAGTAGCCGGCTACCGCATTCCCAAAAGATCGCGTGTGATGATCAACGCGTGGGCCATTGGACGTGACAAGGACTCGTGGGAGGACGCCGAGTCCTTCAAGCCCTCGAGGTTTTTGAAAGAAGGTGTGCCTGACTTTAAGGGGAGTAACTTCGAGTTCATTCCGTTCGGGTCCGGTCGGAGGTCGTGCCCGGGCATGCAACTAGGGTTGTACGCGCTGGAGATGGCGGTGGCACACTTGCTTCATTGTTTTACGTGGGAGTTGCCTGATGGTATGAAACCTAGTGAGCTCGACATGAACGACGTGTTTGGACTCACCGCTCCGAGAGCGAGTCGACTCATCGCCGTACCGAGTAAAAGGGTGGTTTGTCCACTCTGA